CACAGAAATAGGGGCACATGACGTCGCTGTCTGACAAAGCAATCGGAGTTTCCAAGACGACATGTCTGCCGAATATTGCCGAAAGTCCATCATGATGGTCATGGCGTTGATGCCGAACACCGAGGAGCAtcccttttcttctctccaccgtcgtcgtcgtcggttGCAGAGTGCTTAGGTGAGAGCGTGTCGATTTTAACTCAGAAATCTAACCTAGAACACCTTTCAGTTTGATTCAGACCGCTTCTTGGAGCCTACTTTGTGTTTCGCCTGCTCGAATCGTTGTACTAATTATCAGGTACGTTTTATTGTTTTGCCCAAGGAATGTCGTTCATCTTGGACCAGACCATACTTTTGGTATAGAAGCCAATAATTGGAGATACCTTCTACTATATTTCACCAGGAATTTCCATACCGGCACTAAAAAATTCCCCCTTTTGATCCCGTTCGTGAAGCGACATCTTTTCTTCTACAACCACCATCCAACTGACAAGTACTACTAGGACATTCTTTCGTTGACGACCTACAGCGCCAGACGCGAGAGGGACGGAAGATGAATACCACCGCACGATATTTAATTGccgtttttttcttcattgtgAGTTCCAAGCTTGTCTTCAATGCAACTTGAATGCTAATTGGCGGCGCAGATATCCATCCACTATATCTTCAGCTTCACTCACGAATCCTATGGCCGTGCCACCTCACTATCTAACCTGAAAAATAAACTTATTCCAGGCTCGAGCTCGACGCCTGCCTCGGACACACTTGAAAACATTCCTTCAGAGCCGTACGGCGGCCATACTAACGAAACCCTCGCCATTGACTACCATGCGAACGCCACGTTTGTTATTCTTGCACGGAACAACGACCTGAACGGGGCAGTACGCAGTATTAGGGAGATCGAGGACAGATTCAACAGGCGCTATCGATACCCTTACGTGTTTTTGAACGAGGAGCCGTTCACAGCAGAATTCAAGAGGTGcgtgctttatttttctttacaTTCCATTGCTCATCACATTTGTAGTCGTATTTCCGTGCTCACATCTTCCAAAGTCGAGTTCGGTGTCATTCCCAAGGAGCATTGGTATCAGCCCGACTCCATCGACGAAGAGAAAGCGAAAGCCAGCCGTGACAAGATGGTAGAACAGAACATCATCTACGGAGGCAGTGTATCATACCGAAACATGTGTCGGTTTAATTCTGGAGTACGTCCTATATGCGAAGCTGTACCTATGATTTGTTCATTGATGGAACGATTGATTAGTTCTTTTTCAAACACCCTTTGATGCTCAAGTACCGCTGGTACTGGCGTATTGAGTGAGTCCATCCTTTCATGCCACGGTCTTGTTTTGCCCGTGTGATGGCCATTGATCTATTTTTGCACCTATGACATCGTTTAATTTTACGGTCCTCACGcctccttttctcttttttcttacaCGCCAAAACCTGGGCTGGACATAATCTGACAATCTGGCTTTTCTGCTTGATAGACCCGATGTTCACTTCCACTGCGACATTCTCTACGATCCTTTCGTCTTCAtggaaaagcaaaagaaagttTATTGTACGTGCTTCTGTGATACTTTCGAGTTCTTTTGTTCAATTTATCGCTTCTTGCTCAGCTTTCACGATCACGATGTATGAATACCAAGCCACAATCCCCACACTTTGGGGCCATGTCATGGGTATGTCCTCCTTTTGCTACCCAGAACATATGAGTAATATTATTTTGTAGACTTTGTGAAACTCCACCCAGAATATGTGGCCAAAGATAACTCACTCGGCTTCATGTCGACAGACAACGGCGCCAGCTACAATCTCTGCCATTGTGTGTATTTTCCTTTACTTATATTACATCTCAAGCACCTCACCACGCCTTAATACCCGTAGTCTGGAGTAACTTTGAAATCGCCGACATGGAATTCTGGCGAGGGCCTGCGTACACCGCCTTCTTCGAGTACCTCGACAAACAGGGCGGGTTCTACTACGAGGTACGTTTTCGACCCTGCTTTCTGTTTACGAACCCACATCTGACACATTACATGCAGCGCTGGGGCGACGCACCTGTACACTCCATCGCCGCCGCGCTCTTCGCCTCGCGCGACCAGATCCACTTCTTCGATGATATCGGGTACGAGCACAACCCATACACCCATTGCCCTAAAGGCAAAGGCGCCTGGCAGAAAGGGAGATGCTCATGTGACCCTTTGAAGAGCTTCGGTGCGTTGTTATTGCGCTTTTTCATGCAATGTGCCTCAATCTCATGTCTGCTTTTTGTCTGCTTGCGCTAGACTATGATGGATACTCGTGCATGAGCAAGTGGGATCGATTTATTGAATCGTAGAGGGGTAATAGATTTGGAAAATGGCGTGCAATGCACCGTTTATATCCGTGGAGAGCATTTAGGAATGACGCGGGACTGTAGAATGGGCAAACATTATACCATCCAGCTCATGTGCCAGCCATGATTTCGAGAGTAGGTTTTTGTAGCAATATTATTTATAATCTACGTATTTACTTGCTTGCTTTATGTGCTTTGTGTATCGATGTACGTGTACAAGCATGACCGTATAATTTGCCTTCGTTGGTCTGACGGATGATCTGGAGTGAAAAATATTCTATTCAAGACATGCAGAACATCAGCGACGATAACAACGACCAAATACCAACTGAAATTGATTGAGGCAAAAACTTCGCGTAcggggaatcgaaccccGAGCTACCGCGTTCTAGATATCCATCGGAACGGATCGTCAGGAACCATGAAAGGCGGTAATGTTAGCCGTTACACCATACACGACTCGTTCTGTGGGCGATTCTCTCCCTTTGCGTTCCGCAATCTATTTCCGGAGGCAAAACCGAAACAATCCCTAGCTTACTCCTATGGCACTCTCCGACCTGCAACCCACTACTGACGTCAAAGAAAATTAAATCGGATGGATATTTGGAACACAATTGAACGGGGTCGAATTGCTTGCAAGATGCGGAATTTAATGTCCCCTTCTCTCAAATCACAACCATGAGCGCCCGTACTGCTATGCTTCGCAGAGTTGAACCTGCCATCCGGAGGCCCTCCGTCACTACATACCGCGTTCAATCTTTTTCTACCACCAAGCAAAACCCCGTCTTGTATACGCCCCAGCGAAGCTCGCACAATCTGCATACCACGGGAATGCTTAAAGAGGATCAGCGAGAAATTGCAAAGCCTCACAGCGAGCACTTCAGACCGCTCGCCACATCTGGAGATTATAGCGCATTTGGAACGGATTCGGAAGCGTACCATTGCCTGGACACGGATCCGCAGAGCGAGACGTCACCCTATGAGTTTCCAAAGAAAAGCGGAAGGCAGCTAAGGTACGGTGGGATGAACCCATTGAGAGGCCCTTGGGACGGCAGCTGGAAGGAGCCCGTCCTTCAAATTGGATTCGAAGGttcgaaggcgattgggcgaATTATGTGAATGGTGAATTCATTTTTTCAATTTACACGCACTGGGAGATAGCAAACGCTTTGATCTAGATGTAGGATTCACGCACGGCGTGTTTGAATTATCATTATATGCCAGCTATTTGTTTAAGTACACAGACTGTATATTCGTTCTGTGTTGTATTTTATGACTCGGAAATGCGGCGTCAAGGccattttcatttttgtcTTGGAAATCCACCGCGATTTGGTCCCATTTTTAGAGCGGTATGATTCTATCACCGGCTCCGCGCCTGGCATCATGACCATCTCCTGAGATTCGACTATCACCTTCAGTGGTATCACAACACTGCCCGACCATCTTTTGCGCTATAGTATGTCACAATCCTCGTATTCAGGATATCCATACTCTGATACCGAAGATTCTTGGGAAAGGGTGAGCAACAAAGTCTCCTCCACCCCAACCAGAGGCGCATCTCCACCCATTGCACCTTACCTAATGGCAAACAATCGCGATCACCCAGTCAGCAAAGCTGCAGACGGTCAATTGAAGCCAGGGATATATCGCATCGAGCATGCTCAAAGTCATGATAAGGTCATCGATCTGTCGGGCTACGACGGTGTCACCATCCTAGGTATGAGGTTACACTTAAGATCATCATTCACAATTATATATGTAAAACCGCTTACAGGATGGGAGAAACACGGAGGGGAGAACCAGAAGGTGATATTATAACTTTTAAATGATGATGAACTTAGTTAACAAAGTCACCTTTAGTGGGAGTTTGAACGATTGGGGCCGGGGTACTCTATCAAAAGTGTTTTCAACGGGACATGTATCACATTAAAAATCGGCACTGTTGACGGGGTCTCGTTGACAGCATCCAAATTCCCAGTAAGCTGGGAGTTGGAAGCGGATGGTGAACTCTGGAGGCAAGTTATGTCTTAAAACCTTAATCAACTTTTCTTAATCTTGTTGCTTCTCTAGAATTCGATGGCCAGGGAGCGACTTTGTCTTTGATTTAGGTTCAAACACGAATGAGGTAAAGATGCTGGCAACCTCTAGAAGACTGAATATTCACAACGGTACAAAATTTGTAGGTGACGCTAAGAGCCTCCTCTCCTTCAGCGCCTACCCGACTTTGGAGATTGGTAGAGGAAATAAAACTTGAATGGCCAGAGCCTGAAATCAGCAACAAGATTCTCGAATTTACAACACGTGCTCCAACAACGGCCAAACCATCTGTATTCTCAACGGCTGACACTGTTGTAGATGTGGAAGGGTTGAAATTTGGAGGGAATGGTGAGATGACCatcacgacgacgacgacgacggttACCACTAGTGTCACCaaggtgaagaggttgggaGGGGGCCAATAATCCTGGTGTGTTTGCAGTATTAGACTGAACTGACGGTTAATTAAAATATAAGAATCGAAAATTTTGCTTCACCTATACTTTAATTGAAGTGCATGTCCGATCAAATCTGGATGATAATGATGTTGCTAAATTCCTCGGGTGCATGATATCTGTGGCGCTTAATGGGCGCTTATATTTCATGTTAGCAGACAATCTCCATTCAATCAAACATTCATTCAACTAATATCTATCGAGAGCTATTCAACATATTTCCAAATGTGTATCTATCCGCCAATCAACTTTCAAACCCAACTTTCTCAAGCTGCTCCCAAGATGAAGGGGAAAGCCCTCGCCGCGGTCTTGCTGCTAATACACTTGACCTCTTGTCCACCAAGGTTCGGCACGCCGAGAGGCTTCTTCACAGCCTCATATCCGTATTGTCCAAGGCCGTCTGTTCCACAGTCGCCACCCTCGATGACCGAGCCGTCAGGAGTACTGATTCCGCTCTACATCCAGATCAACGGATCAACACAGATATAAGAGGAATAAACTAGAGCATTACTTACCCAGGTAATCTGCCCGTTGTTGAAGACCCATGTGACAGGTGGTTGGGTAGCGTCGTTGACGCTCGAACAATCAATCTTCGAGATGGTTAAAAGGAGATCGTCGGGTACACCCATGCACTGATTGAATTCTGGCAAAAACATATGGCCTATAAAGCGATATTATGAGTATCTGGAATCAAAGGGGAGATTCAGAAATTCAATGGCCTACCACTGATCTGTCCCCCAGGAATGTTGGCAAATCCTCCGGGGTTCGGGGTGCAGCCTTGGAACTCAACGCTGACTGTGCCGTTAGTCCTGGTGTCGAAGTTCAATGCGTCAAGACCGTCAAAGAACCATCCGGTAATTTCTGAAAAGAGGGTAAGCCCATTCCATCACCATCACGaaatagagagcgttgtTTCTTACCCCCGTTTTGTCCGGATAGCAAGCCGGAAGCTACAGTAGTGCAGGTGACAGCGTCTGTAGCAGGAGGCGCAGTCTGTGGTGCAGCTGCACATGTCAGGGCGGCGATAGCGCATGCAGCGAAGATGTTGATGACTTTGAAAGACATTGTAAAAAGCTTGTAGAGGATGTGCTTCGGGTGCTAGGTGGGCTTTTGGTGTAgtagctgctgctgctgctgaacaAAATGAAGTGATTCTACGAAccttttatacctttttgaCCTGCATTTCTCTATTTTTTCAGAGGGATGAAGGGAATGTTCCAGTCGCGGAAAAACAGACACTCTCCCATCCATGGGGTCCAATGTGACCATCGTACCTGGTGGACACCCATAGCCAAGGATTCAGCGCAGGCATCCAAGAGCACAATTTTTACAGGGCTGAGGCGGGGTTTTGCAAGCTGGCTACTCGGCCAACAACAATTAAGTCTAATAATGCTATTGAGCGAATGGAAGGAGGTCCAATATATCGCGGCTACAGTATAATAATAACGGACCTGGGAAGAGTTATTAATACAGGTGGCGTATAATTATAATTGGTGAGCCAGCATTAGAACGAGGACCTCGATAAGGTGAGAGGGATGTTTGAATCCGTAGTCCGGAGGCGTCGTATGTGGAACCGGTACAGGGATACTTGAAAGCCAGATACTTGGCAGAGAACTTCAAGTTTTGACCTCAGACTGGAGGAGAATGGGGAAATATGATACGAAATGCCAGTATACCTGGGACAAGGTGTATAAATTCTCAAATGATGAGCGCACCCTTGATAATGGGCGAAACATAGACCTCGTACTTTTTCATTCAGAATAACGTTACCTCGACCATAATATCCGGACATCACACGAAGTAAAACGTGTTCACGCGAGGGCGCCTTTAGAATATCTAATCCAGCGCTCTAAGCGCGTCCCGTCAAAGCTGGCATAAGAAATACGTCCACGTCTGTTCATTCGTGGAAGAAAGAAGCGCAAGCTTGAGGAACGTGTGGATTTAAACGTCGATTTCGTCATCATCCGTCAACGGCATTGTAGGCGACGACTATTCTTTTGCCTGTGCTTGTATCAGAGTATTCACTTCAGGAAGGTCTACTGTCAGTAGCCATCCGGTATTGAAGCAATATAAGGAGACTTAATTATGCTATGCTTACAGTGTCATTATCCAGCGCGAACTGGGAAGACTTGACACATATTATCAGTGCCTCATGGCCTATAACTCTCTAGTCCTTTTGAATACAAAAAAGAGGGTGAATTCGTTATCTCATCAAAACCTCACTACGTTACGTCTTGTATCAAAATATTCTGTATATCCATAGCTATTGGAAGCTTATTGGTTACGTCTTACCTCAAATCTAACGACTTCACAGACAAGATATCTGTTTCAAGTCGACGCAACATTCATTTTGTTTCCTTCTAGTGAGAGATAAAGAAAATGTTTCAGACTAATCGATAGCACAAACTGGTTCTTGTATCCTTTTCAGAAGCTGGGGAATAAATAGACCATCACTGTTCATAGAGCTCATCAAGAGAAGGGTGTATACTAATAATGATTTTCTCACTGGTATCAATGCTTATCGTTTCACTGACTTCGATAACGCATTTTTGATTGCAATACGTTTGTATGTGCAATGAGTTTATTAACCCTCAGAAATCTTTGGATTATCTGGAAGACTCCCCACAGCTAGCGAAAATGAGCCAGTCGGCACAAGTAAGAATACTGTGTTTTTTCTTTAATAATTGTTGAATGATGGGACATATTTTGCATCCGTCTTCGAGCAGCCGATTATCTCTGTTTCAACGAGTCTCTCAACGGACAGCCAGAGTCCTGAGGCCACAAGTTCACAAGCTCCAGCAGTCAACCAGGGAATCGGAGGGTATGTCCTTTAAAATCCAACTCCTATACAAGAATGAAGTCCATTAACCGTGATACAATGTTCAAGGAGAAAAATCCCTACGAGCGGATTcgttttgattttggtttTCGGGTTCATCATTTTCTGTGGAATAGTTTTCACAGTGGTTTCTTATTTGCGGAAGAGGTGCTCACGAATGGTACAAGCTAGGATGGAGCCAGATGAAATGGAGATGCGGCTTCAAGCTCAAGGGACTCGGACTTGAGCTTGATGTTTAAGCTGCTGCTCTGATACAGTGTTCATCGATTACTATGTTGCATTTTTCCTTGGATTAAAATTTGCTTTGCTGCACGAGGAAAACGACTGTGTCCcttttcctgttggtttggATATTTGATTTACTCCcctcttttctctcctccctGTTCAAAGAACTTCGGCTCGGCAAATACCGATGGTCGACGTTTCGATCAAAACGtggttctatttttagcttAATGAATAAACCAGTACAGCACACCCTTGTTTTTCTAATCAACTTTCTTCGCTTATATTGACAGGTAAATGAGATTTCATGCAGGTTAAACGTTTCAATTTGCAGGGCTTTCGAACCCAAAGACAAGATAAATATAGCCCATCATCATTCACGGTAGACCTCAACGCCCGAAACGAAAAAGTACACCTCTGGTCTTCTCACTGTTCACATTAATATCAAAAGTTATCGTTTCCAAAAAAACAACATGTTCTTTGATCTCCATGTGGGATTCGTAGTATTCTCGGTACGTGCTTTACATATCAGCACTCATTGCGATGTGACATATCTAGGGAGACTCCCCGAACGACGATGAGTCAGTCAGCGCAAGTAAGACGAATCCCATCTGTGTATAAAGTTGAAtgctgaaattgaagatAATCATTGGCGTATTTGAATCTTTGATTTGAGTAGCTCAGCTCGACTGTTGCTTTGTCGAGAAGTTTCAGCGTCCCCGAGCGGACCATTGTAGTACAAGCCACAAATGGACCAAGCCTGTCTTTCTCTCATGTTGTTTCGAGAAGCTCCAGTGCAACTGGACAGATTCCCCAGCAGTCCATTACAATACCAGCTACAAAGACACTAAACCAGAGCCTAGGGGGGTAAGTGTCCCAGCCTACCTTGTTATGCGGTAATCTTACTCTCATATTGCTTCGAGAAGCTCCAGCGCCACTGGCCAGATTACCGCGGAGACCATTGCAATACAAGCTACAAACACACCAAACCATACCGTCGGGCGGTAAGTCTCCCAGCATATTTCGTTGTATAGCGATCCTACTCTCATATCGCTAATCAAATTGACATCATTAATTTGTGTTCTGGACGACAAATTTATTTGCTGTTATAGTATTCTGTGCTATTGTTATCTGCGTATTTCATCGAGCGCGGAAGAggtggatgaagaggagggaggcgAGGAGGGAGCGGGAACGCCAGCCGGAGGACACACGAGAAGTTCCAAGTCAGCAGGTTCAAGGGACTCCGTAGTTCTTGGTTCGAtgtcttctttctttccttctgtCTTCTGGCCAGTGTCCATGGATGATCCGCTTGAACCTTCGGTTTTTtttaagattgggctcatcagaaaccagcacccttacgtaatcaatgggcttggcgccaagagcggccaaaatccagctcgaaaaaaaaatcaaaagttatgttgacggaaaatggtttcagacaaaa
This portion of the Psilocybe cubensis strain MGC-MH-2018 chromosome 12, whole genome shotgun sequence genome encodes:
- a CDS encoding Alpha-1,2 mannosyltransferase KTR1, with translation MNTTARYLIAVFFFIISIHYIFSFTHESYGRATSLSNLKNKLIPGSSSTPASDTLENIPSEPYGGHTNETLAIDYHANATFVILARNNDLNGAVRSIREIEDRFNRRYRYPYVFLNEEPFTAEFKSRISVLTSSKVEFGVIPKEHWYQPDSIDEEKAKASRDKMVEQNIIYGGSVSYRNMCRFNSGFFFKHPLMLKYRWYWRIEPDVHFHCDILYDPFVFMEKQKKVYSFTITMYEYQATIPTLWGHVMDFVKLHPEYVAKDNSLGFMSTDNGASYNLCHFWSNFEIADMEFWRGPAYTAFFEYLDKQGGFYYERWGDAPVHSIAAALFASRDQIHFFDDIGYEHNPYTHCPKGKGAWQKGRCSCDPLKSFDYDGYSCMSKWDRFIES